A region of Alistipes sp. ZOR0009 DNA encodes the following proteins:
- a CDS encoding protease inhibitor I42 family protein codes for MKRIIIYAFLIFFAAVWTGCSKDESSNPEVPNPQSYYEIEVNNTVEIKLLEHSDGGYRWQWTNGNKCEKIKCIEIRTESTTSDPDICGAPVYAIWKFKGSKAGIDTLLFKESRGIEPLSTIETKTVVIKVK; via the coding sequence ATGAAAAGAATTATAATCTATGCATTCTTAATTTTCTTTGCTGCAGTCTGGACAGGATGTAGCAAAGATGAGTCATCTAATCCCGAAGTCCCCAATCCTCAATCCTACTACGAAATTGAGGTGAACAACACCGTAGAAATCAAACTTCTTGAGCATAGTGACGGAGGTTACCGCTGGCAATGGACCAACGGCAATAAATGCGAAAAAATTAAATGCATCGAAATCAGAACAGAAAGTACCACCTCCGATCCTGACATATGCGGGGCTCCAGTATATGCAATATGGAAGTTCAAAGGGAGTAAGGCGGGCATCGACACCCTTCTATTTAAAGAAAGTCGAGGCATTGAACCGCTTAGCACTATTGAAACAAAAACGGTAGTTATTAAGGTTAAGTAA